A genomic stretch from Fusarium musae strain F31 chromosome 9, whole genome shotgun sequence includes:
- a CDS encoding hypothetical protein (EggNog:ENOG41): MPAPYSDNLYSADSDDEPDALSPTDGYFHASSESSSSRSRQNVPHVPNVFVEDPTQLSRDAKIQEAERERRLLNTGGSAGRNPESTASSHENSSGSENPIASTPRSPPRASPLFAHPVDAPPAYSPSPTTTSPPTTVNNYQTFASTATMGRPEENRPLINHAPESMSSPYNSAQQPSRWQQFKDSVSNFNVRKKVKTILASLLIFSVVFMIFSSFTMQSDHGSHSTPVEDNDPVAPPAKDGDDFKWNPSRTCLDKPQHSAHFAEEFEIQSDRNLSIIQRMVKSDDLEGWSTHVSGEVILRPVEDSSPAIIELQVVSNHDNLRAKADFDKTTQVFEVKVPGRVAWSSSDKAPCIQIRITVSAHRETILNHLNIETQQLDINLKEGVVLGVQNGVNIRSASGDITSPGIKTIKGKEVVPYTLSSREIRIHTASGDVKGWYPLYDLLDISTASGDIISNIGPKPVNPQNVRPAELRVRSASGTIKIDEPLTSAQKAARPDREFPPRDYTIDIITASGDITADVAASSSASFKSQSGDMKLQIWPVLDSSLLTVNEKAKPTILTDTKSGDTHVTILEPLWTSLATIGETIPPVKPYDPTDGSDPYIVLPEGSELAEISMARPVLSVLHSTHKSVSGKLELYYPNSWEGLFFAKSISGTQEFKGKDVIVDRGRGSIPPHLISGRKGKGYSQLDIGTVSGDQFALLGEE, from the exons ATGCCTGCTCCTTACTCTGACAATCTCTATTCCGCCGACTCTGACGATGAACCTGATGCCCTCTCACCAACAGACGGCTACTTCCACGCGTCGTCTGAGTCGTCGTCATCTCGCTCTAGACAAAACGTACCTCATGTCCCAAACGTGTTTGTCGAGGACCCAACTCAGTTGAGTCGCGATGCAAAGATTCAAGAagcggagagggagaggaggcTCTTAAATACTGGAGGCTCTGCAGGACGCAACCCTGAAAGCACTGCCTCGTCACACGAGAACTCGAGTGGCTCAGAGAATCCCATTGCATCGACGCCACGTTCTCCTCCAAGAGCTTCTCCCCTGTTTGCTCATCCTGTTGACGCACCACCTGCTTACTCGCCCTCACCTACAACAACTTCGCCTCCAACTACAGTGAACAACTATCAAACCTTTGCTTCTACAGCTACAATGGGCCGGCCTGAGGAGAATAGACCTCTGATCAACCATGCTCCAGAGTCTATGAGCAGCCCCTACAACTCAGCTCAACAACCATCACGTTGGCAGCAATTCAAAGACTCCGTCTCAAATTTCAACGTCAGGAAGAAAGTCAAGACAATTCTTGCTTCGCTTCTCATTTTCTCTGTCGTTTTTATGATCTTCAGTAGCTTTACTATGCAGTCTGATCATGGT TCACACTCAACCCCAGTCGAGGATAATGACCCCGTTGCACCACCTGCCAAAGACGGCGACGACTTCAAGTGGAATCCTTCGCGAACTTGCCTGGATAAGCCTCAACACTCGGCCCACTTCGCTGAGGAATTCGAGATACAATCTGACCGCAACCTTAGCATTATTCAACGAATGGTCAAGTCCGATGACCTTGAAGGATGGAGCACCCATGTCTCTGGTGAAGTTATTCTTCGGCCAGTAGAAGATTCCTCGCCTGCTATTATCGAGTTGCAGGTTGTCTCCAACCACGACAATCTCAGGGCCAAGGCCGACTTCGACAAAACAACTCAGGTCTTTGAGGTCAAGGTGCCAGGCAGGGTCGCCTGGAGCTCGTCTGACAAGGCTCCCTGCATCCAAATACGTATCACGGTCTCGGCTCATCGTGAGACTATCCTTAACCATCTTAACATTGAGACCCAGCAGctcgacatcaacctcaaagagGGGGTCGTCCTGGGAGTCCAGAATGGGGTCAACATTCGAAGCGCCAGCGGTGATATCACTTCGCCTGGTATCAAAACGATCAAGGGCAAAGAAGTTGTTCCTTACACACTCTCATCCCGCGAGATCCGCATTCACACGGCCAGCGGCGATGTCAAGGGATGGTATCCCCTTTACGACCTCCTCGACATCTCAACGGCCTCAGGCGATATCATCAGCAACATTGGACCGAAGCCAGTGAACCCCCAGAATGTTCGACCTGCAGAGCTTCGTGTGCGCTCTGCTTCAGGTACGATCAAGATTGATGAGCCTCTCACCAGTGCTCAGAAGGCTGCTCGCCCAGATCGCGAATTCCCACCACGCGACTACACAATTGATATCATCACGGCATCGGGAGATATCACGGCAGATGTCGCCGCGAGCTCGTCGGCATCTTTCAAATCGCAGTCTGGTGATATGAAGCTGCAAATCTGGCCAGTGCTGGACTCGAGTTTGTTGACTGTAAACGAAAAGGCGAAGCCAACAATCCTCACGGACACAAAGAGCGGCGATACGCATGTGACGATTCTGGAGCCCCTATGGACGAGCCTTGCTACCATCGGCGAAACGATTCCTCCTGTCAAGCCTTATGATCCGACGGATGGTAGCGATCCATACATTGTTCTCCCGGAAGGATCTGAGCTTGCTGAAATTAGCATGGCCAGACCCGTGCTTTCGGTTCTTCACTCCACGCACAAGTCAGTCAGCGGCAAACTTGAGCTCTACTATCCTAATTCTTGGGAGGGCTTGTTCTTTGCAAAATCCATTTCTGGTACACAAGAAttcaagggcaaggacgTGATAGTTGACCGCGGAAGGGGATCGATCCCACCACATCTCATCAGTGGAAGAAAGGGCAAAGGGTATTCCCAGCTTGACATTGGGACCGTGTCTGGCGATCAGTTCGCCCTGCTCGGAGAGGAATAA
- a CDS encoding hypothetical protein (EggNog:ENOG41), whose amino-acid sequence MSAYYHYNAHPAHPAPVSHNHHGGRNRRAPRLSVSQQAQRQFRGVRSMKELNETASLTAFRTKFETSRSFDLEDDMEFCPGLLTETDLVSISSASERSSLASNSPDSSPTQHPNTVAPGFSLNSTSPAFIPPAYQQQPSMKLHQPSATRGRNAIPIINPATGITMSSPPQSVSPGRMQQSMRRW is encoded by the exons ATGTCTGCATACTACCATTACAACGCCCACCCAGCGCACCCCGCCCCCGTGTCGCACAACCACCATGGTGGCCGAAATCGCAGAGCTCCCCGTCTTTCTGTGTcccaacaagctcaacgccAGTTCCGCGGTGTCCGCAGCATGAAGGAACTTAACGAGACTGCTTCGCTCACAGCCTTCCGAACCAAGTTCGAGACCAGTCGATCCTTTGACCTTGAAGATGATATGGAGTTCTGTCCTGGTCTGTTGACCGAGACTGAC TTGGTCTCCATCTCAAGCGCATCTGAGCGTTCTTCATTAGCCAGCAACTCTCCCGACTCTTCTCCTACGCAACACCCCAACACCGTTGCTCCTGGCTTCTCTCTCAACTCAACATCTCCCGCCTTTATTCCTCCTGCCTACCAGCAACAGCCCAGCATGAAGCTTCATCAGCCCTCCGCCACCCGTGGTCGTAATGCCATTCCAATCATTAACCCCGCTACTGGCATTACCATGTCGAGCCCTCCTCAGTCAGTGTCGCCTGGCAGGATGCAACAGTCGATGCGTCGGTGGTAA
- a CDS encoding hypothetical protein (EggNog:ENOG41) has protein sequence MDVINLGQSPSLGYILLIVTSAILPILLLFILTRRPVGGSASQSLPLPADDEIVRLRVYPVKSCRGFDVESAQLLRTGLDLDRNWMFVTADKHEFITIRANSNMTLIITAWDADTDTLTISLNEHKIEIPAHPTTQWLENNTELKKATIWGEQTDAWEYAESLTKPISDFLNMDARLMYKGPTPRVLRGSGAPHRLGRTEATKFADMMPVLVASMASMNELNERLTQAGEDRIEIDRFRPNVIIRGSVPWVEDGWKTLQIGEGEHSLDLDVVCRCLRCQVPNVHPITAAKHPRQPWNQLMKYRRIDPGLKFKPSFGMLCAPSDEGHIEVGMKFQVTAMTNDHFFISPMK, from the exons ATGGATGTGATAAATCTTGGACAGAGCCCTTCACTGGGATACATTCTGCTCATTGTCACTTCGGCCATATTGCCTATTCTTCTGCTCTTCATTCTCACCCGCAGACCTGTTGGCGGATCTGCATCCCAATCATTGCCTTTGCcagctgatgatgaaatTGTTCGCCTTCGAGTGTACCCGGTCAAATCATGCCGCGGTTTTGATGTCGAGTCAGCGCAGCTTTTACGGACCGGTCTAGACTTGGACCGTAATTGGATGTTTGTGACGGCCGATAAGCACGAattcatcaccatcaggGCAAATTCAAACATGACTCTTATCATAACAGCTTGGGACGCCGATACCGACACACTCACAATTTCTCTTAATGAACACAAGATTGAGATTCCCGCTCACCCTACGACTCAATGGCTTGAGAACAACactgagctcaagaaggcgaCTATCTGGGGCGAGCAAACCGACGCATGGGAATACGCCGAGAGCCTAACCAAGCCCATCTCGGATTTCCTAAATATGGATGCTCGCTTAATGTACAAGGGCCCTACACCGCGAGTTCTACGTGGAAGTGGCGCTCCTCACCGTCTTGGTCGTACGGAGGCTACCAAGTTTGCCGATATGATGCCTGTGCTG GTTGCCTCTATGGCGAGCATGAATGAATTAAACGAGCGTCTCACTCAAGCTGGCGAGGATAGGATTGAGATTGATCGGTTCCGCCCCAATGTCATTATCCGAGGAAGCGTACCCTGGGTTGAGGATGGATGGAAAACTCTCCAAATTGGTGAGGGCGAGCActctcttgaccttgatgttgtGTGCCGATGCCTACGATGCCAGGTACCCAATGTTCACCCGATTACTGCTGCTAAACACCCGCGTCAGCCTTGGAACCAGCTGATGAAGTATCGACGAATCGACCCTGGACTCAAGTTCAAGCCGAGCTTTGGCATGCTTTGTGCACCAAGTGATGAGGGACACATCGAGGTTGGCATGAAATTCCAGGTCACGGCTATGACGAATGATCACTTTTTCATTAGCCCAATGAAGTAA
- a CDS encoding hypothetical protein (EggNog:ENOG41~BUSCO:EOG09262PZ9), whose translation MSVTNIVEEIEEGLREPQNSRDARVEKLWASLEPDHTGELDLKGLRKGLRRIDHPMKNADDMLKRIMEEVDQNGDGKIQYNEFRKFVENAERQLFALFRSIDKDGNGKLDKLELQTAFKNAGLTLSNRRLTEFFDDMDLNNDGYVTFDEWRNFLLFMPPHDHDSQLHAVLDFYYSVVSVTPEGDTLVSEETLEGLGTDGFRSLFITLFGSLLRVAFPYDFPRPVPPPGRTSTSVSQPNTSNPDESPNETENMATAAAVSYPDYDDAATEISQEIAETLTQHVDDGTHGPGHEHTTGASTAVHKKFRLTQFVPDPGYFLAGAIAGGVSRTATAPLDRLKVYLLVNTSSRSETAGAALRQGRPLAALKNAAKPFGDAFRDLVRSGGVRSLFAGNGLNVIKIMPETAIKFGSYEAAKRALANFEGHGDPKHLSSWSKFASGGFAGMIAQASVYPLDTLKFRLQCETVKDGLQGAALVRQTAVKMYADGGVRACYRGLTMGLVGMFPYSAIDMGTFELLKKSYKSYYARKNNVHEDDVKPGNIATGIIGATSGAFGASVVYPLNVVRTRLQTQGTAMHPATYTGIWDVTKKTIQREGYRGLYKGLTPNLLKVAPALSITWVMYENSKRILGLS comes from the exons ATGAGCGTGACAAACATTGTGGAGGAAATCGAAGAGGGGCTCCGGGAACCCCAGAACTCTCGCGATGCTcgtgttgagaagctctggGCGAGCCTCGAGCCTGATCACACTGGTGAACTGGACCTAAAGGGTCTGCGGAAGGGGCTTCGAAGGATTGACCATC CAATGAAGAATGCCGACGACATGCTGAAACGTATAATGGAAGAGGTGGATCAGAACGGCGATGGCAAGATACAATACAACG AGTTCCGCAAATTTGTCGAAAATGCCGAGCGCCAGCTCTTTGCCCTATTTCGATCAATTGATAAGGATGGGAATGGAAAACTGGACAAACTTGAGCTTCAAACAGCTTTCAAGAATGCCGGACTCACACTATCGAACCGCCGCCTTACCGAGTTCTTTGATGATATGGACCTCAACAATGACGGTTATGTCACATTTGACGAATGGCG AAACTTCCTACTATTTATGCCGCCCCACGACCACGACTCCCAACTTCACGCCGTACTTGACTTTTACTACTCGGTGGTCAGCGTGACTCCAGAAGGAGACACACTTGTGAGCGAGGAAACATTAGAGGGTCTAGGTACGGACGGCTTCCGCTCTCTTTTCATCACCCTTTTCGGCTCTCTTCTACGAGTCGCTTTCCCCTACGATTTCCCAAGACCTGTACCTCCACCCGGCCGGACATCGACTTCCGTCAGTCAGCCCAACACCTCAAATCCGGATGAGTCCCCGAACGAGACCGAGAACATGGCTACCGCGGCCGCAGTCTCATATCCCGACTACGATGATGCAGCTACCGAAATATCGCAGGAAATCGCCGAAACGCTTACACAACACGTCGACGATGGCACCCATGGACCTGGACATGAACACACCACTGGAGCTTCAACAGCAGTGCACAAGAAGTTTAGACTAACACAATTTGTACCCGATCCAGGCTACTTTCTAGCAGGTGCCATCGCCGGTGGAGTGTCGCGTACGGCTACTGCGCCTCTCGATCGGCTGAAGGTCTATCTGCTTGTGAATACGTCCAGTCGTTCCGAGACCGCGGGTGCAGCACTTCGACAAGGCCGTCCTCTCGCTGCTCTCAAAAACGCAGCAAAACCGTTCGGCGATGCTTTTCGAGATCTTGTTCGGTCAGGGGGTGTTCGAAGTCTTTTTGCTG GAAACGGCCTCAATGTCATCAAAATCATGCCTGAGACGGCCATTAAATTTGGCTCATATGAAGCCGCAAAACGCGCACTTGCCAACTTTGAGGGCCATGGTGATCCCAAGCATCTCAGTTCGTGGTCAAAATTCGCCTCAGGTGGCTTTGCTGGCATGATAGCACA GGCTTCGGTTTACCCCCTCGATACCCTCAAGTTCCGCCTACAATGTGAGACTGTCAAGGACGGTCTTCAAGGCGCGGCTTTGGTTCGCCAGACCGCTGTGAAAATGTATGCAGATGGTGGTGTGCGTGCCTGCTATCGAGGATTGACCATGGGACTTGTGGGAATGTTCCCCTACAGTGCTATTGACATGGGCACTTTTGAACTACTAAAAAAGTCTTACAAGTCGTACTATGCCCGGAAGAACAACGTCCATGAGGACGATGTAAAACCCGGAAATATTGCCACAGGGATCATCGGCGCCACGTCTGGAGCCTTTGGAGCCAGCGTTGTCTATCCCCTGAACGTGGTGCGAACACGACTTCAAACCCAGGGCACAGCCATGCATCCCGCAACATACACTGGCATTTGGGACGTAACGAAGAAAACGATTCAACGAGAAGGATATCGGGGCTTATATAAGGGCCTCACACCAAACCTTCTGAAGGTTGCTCCCGCCTTGAGTATCACTTGGGTGATGTACGAGAATTCAAAGAGAATTCTTGGATTGAGCTAG
- the SSN8 gene encoding RNA polymerase II holoenzyme cyclin-like subunit (EggNog:ENOG41~BUSCO:EOG09262K8C), translated as MSANYWHSTQCRFWSFTKEQLVTMRQKLEEDNAELVRMFPLPQQRHLYIYFNQQLIRLAKRLTIRQQSMATAQVYMKRFYSKVEIRRTNPYLVIATAIYLACKIEESPQHIRLIVTEARQMWGDLVAIDTSKLGECEFFMISEMRSQLIVFQPYRTITALRNELSLVDDEVQLARSVINDHFMTDLPLLYPPHIIAMVAILLALVLRPNNSGPGQSTSGAAAAAGLAAAQQALMRAQGQQAQGGMPEPAAAEPKEKRQQDRVSRVQKFAKWLVDSNVEIASMVDATQEIISFYECYEHYNDKLTREQINRFVKARGLDK; from the exons ATGTCAGCCAATTATTGGCACTCGACACAATGTCGCTTCTGGAGCTTCACCAAGGAGCAGCTCGTGACAATGCGACAGAAGCTTGAAGAGGACAATGCCGAATTGGTGCGAATGTTTCCGCTTCCGCAGCAACGGCATTTGTACATATACTTTAATCAAC AACTGATACGGCTGGCGAAACGATTAACGATCCGACAACAATCCATGGCCACGGCGCAGGTCTACATGAAGCGATTCTACTCCAAAGTCGAGATTCGTCGAACGAACCCATACCTCGTCATAGCGACCGCTATATACTTAGCCTGCAAAATAGAAGAGTCTCCTCAACACATTCGACTCATCGTGACAGAGGCGCGACAGATGTGGGGAGATCTCGTGGCCATCGACACGTCCAAGCTGGGCGAGTGTGAGTTCTTCATGATAAGCGAGATGCGATCACAGTTGATTGTATTCCAACCGTATCGAACGATCACAGCATTGCGAAATGAACTATCGTTGGTGGACGACGAAGTGCAACTGGCTCGCTCGGTCATCAACGATCACTTCATGACAGACCTTCCGCTCCTATACCCTCCACATATTATCGCCATGGTTGCCATCCTActggccttggtgttgaggcctAACAACTCAGGTCCTGGCCAGAGCACTTCAGGAGCAGCCGCCGCAGCAGGACTGGCAGCCGCTCAACAGGCGCTGATGCGAGCACAGGGCCAACAAGCACAAGGCGGAATGCCCGAGCCCGCTGCTGCAGAACCTAAGGAGAAGCGGCAACAAGATCGGGTGTCGCGGGTGCAAAAGTTTGCGAAATGGCTGGTTGACAGCAACGTGGAGATTGCATCTATGGTGGATGCTACTCAGGAGATAATATCATTCTATGAGTGCTATGAACATTACAACGACAAGCTCACTCGCGAACAGATCAACAGGTTTGTTAAGGCAAGAGGCTTAGATAAGTGA